Proteins encoded by one window of Chthoniobacterales bacterium:
- a CDS encoding peptidylprolyl isomerase: MKPVLSSSRLAAVLSCTALLGVTASKVNAQAPADKASGADAPAPTAAPAAKPIELKDPVAVVNGEKISKAQLEEAFNNAVKMSGMDASKLGPDQQLAGYHKLLDDLITEKLLKAKAADYKITDAEVDAELAKVKKNFPDDKAFQEQLKQAGQTEEKLKVLIKDGLAQRKWIDSQIGDKTKVTDADAEAFYKANTKEFEQPDQVRASHILFMVPQGAPDSEVKKKEAAAEKAYERAKKGEDFAKLAAELTEEPNGKERSGDLDFFSKEQMVPEFANAAFSMKVGEVSKPVKTQFGYHVIKVTDKKPAGTVPFDQVKPQLVAYLKSQKQQAAVQEVLGKLRSDAKITNNLPEMKAPTMSAPGTDAPAPESKSEN, encoded by the coding sequence ATGAAACCTGTCCTCTCCTCCTCCCGCCTGGCCGCCGTCCTTTCCTGCACTGCGCTGCTCGGAGTCACCGCTTCCAAGGTCAACGCGCAGGCCCCTGCAGACAAGGCCTCCGGCGCCGATGCCCCGGCACCCACAGCGGCTCCCGCGGCCAAGCCGATCGAGTTGAAGGATCCCGTTGCCGTCGTGAACGGGGAAAAGATTTCCAAGGCGCAGCTCGAGGAGGCCTTCAACAACGCCGTCAAGATGAGCGGCATGGACGCCTCGAAGCTCGGTCCCGACCAGCAGCTCGCCGGCTACCACAAGCTCCTCGACGATCTGATCACCGAGAAGCTGCTCAAGGCGAAGGCCGCGGATTACAAGATCACCGACGCGGAAGTCGATGCGGAGCTCGCGAAGGTCAAAAAGAATTTCCCCGACGACAAGGCCTTCCAGGAACAGCTCAAGCAGGCCGGCCAGACCGAAGAGAAGCTCAAGGTTCTCATCAAGGACGGTCTCGCCCAGCGCAAATGGATCGACTCGCAGATCGGCGACAAGACGAAGGTGACCGACGCGGACGCCGAGGCTTTCTACAAGGCGAACACGAAGGAATTCGAACAGCCCGACCAGGTGCGCGCGAGCCACATCCTCTTCATGGTGCCCCAGGGCGCACCTGACTCCGAGGTGAAGAAGAAGGAAGCGGCGGCCGAGAAGGCCTACGAGCGCGCGAAGAAGGGCGAGGATTTCGCCAAGCTTGCCGCCGAGCTCACCGAGGAGCCGAATGGCAAGGAGCGCTCCGGCGACCTCGATTTCTTCTCGAAGGAGCAGATGGTGCCCGAGTTCGCGAACGCCGCGTTCTCGATGAAGGTCGGCGAAGTGAGCAAGCCGGTGAAGACCCAGTTCGGCTACCACGTCATCAAGGTGACCGACAAGAAGCCCGCCGGCACCGTGCCGTTCGATCAGGTCAAGCCCCAGCTCGTCGCCTACCTGAAGAGCCAGAAGCAGCAGGCCGCTGTTCAGGAAGTTCTCGGGAAGCTGCGCAGCGATGCGAAGATCACGAACAATCTGCCCGAAATGAAGGCCCCGACGATGTCGGCGCCGGGCACGGACGCTCCTGCTCCGGAGTCCAAGAGCGAGAATTAA